A genomic window from Shewanella vesiculosa includes:
- a CDS encoding ATP-binding protein: MHNLLNSLKVRIVVSALLLILVLLPIIGMTVNNAFETQVNVAAKNQLKAYIYSVLAMAEVENNQLQMPSHLLENQFNVIGSGLYALITTKDNQLLWTSNSFLGLNTPINLPKPATGRSTFDSIMINDKPQLIYSFSVSFATSEQPFTMTLHIIKNKQEYLQQIQKFSNTLWTWLLILTALLLIVQLSWLLWTLKPLGKFSQELSAVEQGTSMQLSTHYPVELQKVAKQLNTLLQTEQNQRKRYRNALADLAHSLKTPLAVMQTQANLSEASLEQINRINQIIAYQLRRAQSAAGSAWHLGVSVDSISVRLVRTLTKIYQQQQLSIDYQGDHNARFKGDEADLTEMLGNVLDNACKAANAQVKLTVKQGPNSLLISVEDDGTGVPEDKQQQIFERGIRADTYDQGHGIGLAIVRDLVDSYHGKLTVSQSTSLGGAKFEFEFTH, translated from the coding sequence ATGCATAATCTACTCAACTCGCTTAAAGTTCGCATTGTTGTCAGCGCCTTATTGTTAATATTGGTGTTGCTGCCGATTATTGGCATGACAGTAAACAATGCCTTTGAGACCCAGGTGAATGTCGCCGCCAAAAATCAATTAAAAGCTTATATTTACTCGGTCTTGGCCATGGCCGAAGTGGAAAATAACCAATTACAAATGCCATCACATTTACTTGAAAACCAATTTAATGTCATTGGATCAGGTCTTTATGCGTTAATCACCACCAAAGACAATCAGCTATTGTGGACCTCAAATTCATTTTTGGGCCTAAACACGCCAATTAATCTGCCTAAACCAGCAACGGGCAGAAGTACCTTCGACTCGATCATGATTAATGATAAACCTCAGTTGATATATAGCTTTAGCGTGAGTTTTGCCACCAGCGAACAGCCTTTTACCATGACGCTACACATTATAAAAAATAAACAGGAATACCTTCAACAAATCCAAAAATTCTCTAATACCTTATGGACTTGGTTACTGATCTTAACGGCCCTATTGTTGATAGTGCAATTGAGCTGGTTATTATGGACTCTAAAACCCTTGGGTAAATTTAGCCAAGAACTGAGTGCAGTAGAGCAAGGGACATCGATGCAGCTAAGCACCCACTACCCTGTTGAGCTGCAAAAAGTCGCTAAGCAATTAAACACCTTATTACAAACCGAACAAAATCAGCGTAAACGCTATCGTAATGCCCTGGCCGATTTAGCCCACAGTTTAAAAACCCCTTTGGCGGTAATGCAAACCCAAGCTAACTTAAGCGAGGCCTCGCTCGAGCAAATTAACCGCATAAATCAAATTATTGCCTATCAGCTCAGGCGCGCACAAAGTGCTGCTGGTAGCGCGTGGCATTTGGGGGTCAGTGTTGACAGTATAAGCGTGAGATTAGTTAGAACCTTAACTAAGATATACCAACAGCAACAACTCAGCATTGATTACCAAGGCGATCACAATGCACGTTTCAAAGGTGATGAAGCCGATTTAACAGAAATGCTCGGCAATGTGTTAGACAATGCCTGTAAAGCCGCAAATGCCCAAGTAAAACTAACGGTTAAGCAAGGGCCTAATAGCCTTCTTATTAGTGTGGAAGACGACGGTACAGGAGTACCTGAAGACAAGCAGCAGCAAATTTTCGAACGAGGCATACGCGCTGATACATACGATCAAGGTCATGGTATTGGCTTAGCGATTGTGCGCGACCTCGTCGATAGTTATCACGGTAAGCTTACCGTAAGCCAATCGACCTCATTGGGCGGCGCCAAATTTGAATTTGAATTTACGCATTAG
- a CDS encoding response regulator transcription factor, whose protein sequence is MRVLLVEDNKLLAQGVMLSLAKEGIQVDHLPSYKQAEVALNNEDFSAIILDLGLPDGNGADLLKLWRRNGISLPIIVLTANTDFDTRLMCLDIGADDYLSKPFDVRELIARLRAIIRRQHGLDNNQFSYGALNIDFARCEVHFRGVLVSLSRREYQLLLEFAQSAGRVLTRNQLEQLTYGWDEVGSNSIEVHIHHLRKKTATELIKTVRGIGYILTETV, encoded by the coding sequence ATGCGCGTGTTACTGGTTGAAGACAATAAACTACTCGCCCAAGGCGTGATGCTGAGTTTGGCCAAAGAAGGTATCCAGGTTGATCATCTGCCGTCCTATAAGCAGGCGGAGGTAGCCCTGAATAATGAAGATTTTAGCGCGATTATTCTCGATTTGGGTTTGCCTGATGGCAATGGCGCTGACTTACTAAAACTGTGGCGTCGTAACGGTATCTCGTTACCGATTATTGTACTCACCGCGAACACTGATTTTGATACACGTTTGATGTGTTTAGATATTGGCGCAGACGATTATTTAAGTAAACCTTTTGATGTCAGAGAGCTTATTGCAAGATTACGCGCTATTATTCGACGCCAGCATGGTCTAGACAATAATCAATTTAGTTATGGCGCGCTTAATATTGATTTTGCCCGCTGTGAAGTACATTTTCGCGGCGTGTTAGTGTCACTCTCTCGGCGCGAGTATCAATTATTGCTCGAGTTTGCTCAATCTGCTGGACGGGTATTAACCCGTAATCAACTTGAACAATTAACTTATGGTTGGGATGAAGTCGGCAGTAATTCGATCGAGGTGCATATTCATCACCTACGCAAAAAAACTGCCACCGAATTAATCAAAACTGTACGTGGTATAGGCTACATTTTAACGGAAACGGTATAA
- a CDS encoding FAD:protein FMN transferase, whose amino-acid sequence MASPCELLMAVNDEHVARQMLNIAYDEAKRIEHKFSRFIEGNLVWQLNHAQGDTTVIDAETLHLFTFAKQCFQLSEAAFDISACPLMALWRFDGSHCVPLQTEIDKALDQVGFERITLTNTSVHMPAGMSVDFGGIGKEYAVDRTANILAQRWPDTSVLVNFGGDIACPVSKADGWQVGIENPQKLDNAAALLTIRQGALATSGNTRRYIEVNGKRYGHIINPQNGYPIEQAPLSVTVLAPNCVMAGMLATMSMLKGPDAEAFLQQQGVDFKVFRG is encoded by the coding sequence ATGGCAAGCCCATGCGAATTGTTAATGGCGGTGAATGACGAACATGTAGCTCGGCAAATGCTCAATATTGCTTATGATGAAGCTAAGCGTATAGAACATAAGTTTAGTCGTTTTATTGAAGGTAATCTGGTGTGGCAGTTAAATCATGCTCAAGGTGACACAACAGTTATTGATGCCGAAACCCTTCATTTATTTACCTTTGCTAAACAATGTTTTCAATTAAGCGAGGCAGCATTTGATATCAGCGCTTGCCCATTAATGGCCCTATGGCGTTTTGATGGCAGCCATTGTGTACCGCTACAAACTGAGATTGATAAAGCCTTAGATCAAGTTGGTTTTGAACGTATTACATTGACTAACACTAGTGTTCATATGCCGGCTGGCATGAGTGTCGATTTTGGCGGTATCGGTAAAGAATATGCCGTTGATCGCACCGCAAATATATTGGCTCAACGTTGGCCTGATACCTCGGTATTAGTTAATTTTGGTGGTGATATTGCTTGTCCTGTCTCCAAAGCGGATGGCTGGCAGGTGGGGATTGAAAACCCGCAGAAGCTTGATAACGCTGCAGCACTATTAACTATCCGTCAGGGTGCTCTCGCGACCAGCGGCAATACTCGACGTTATATAGAAGTGAACGGTAAGCGTTATGGGCATATTATTAATCCTCAAAATGGTTATCCGATAGAACAGGCGCCATTATCGGTTACTGTACTCGCGCCAAATTGTGTTATGGCGGGAATGTTAGCCACGATGTCGATGTTAAAAGGGCCAGATGCTGAAGCGTTTTTACAGCAGCAAGGTGTCGATTTTAAGGTATTTAGGGGATAA
- a CDS encoding DUF3300 domain-containing protein, which produces MKKAIHAPAQALLALALVCMPLTSVQAAQPTNNLTYTAADDAVSDAELAQMLAPIALYPDSLLTHILIASTYPLEIVQAKRWLSNQGDRDTKQIMIEVESQDWDPSVKALVAFPNVLQRLNDDLAWTQSVGDAFLQDEGRMLDTIQSLRQQADKANNLADLEQVKVSRVERRIIIESVRPEIVYVPYYDSRIVYGDWRWNRYPPVYWSAPAYVHYRPNHSAIYWDTGVHISFNFFF; this is translated from the coding sequence ATGAAAAAAGCCATTCACGCACCCGCTCAGGCGCTACTTGCCTTAGCTCTGGTTTGTATGCCATTAACAAGTGTGCAAGCGGCGCAGCCAACTAATAACCTCACTTACACAGCTGCAGATGATGCGGTCAGTGATGCTGAGTTGGCACAAATGCTTGCGCCTATTGCGCTATATCCAGACAGCTTATTAACTCACATCCTCATTGCGTCAACATATCCATTAGAAATTGTTCAAGCTAAGCGTTGGTTATCAAACCAAGGCGATCGTGATACTAAGCAAATCATGATAGAGGTCGAGTCACAAGACTGGGATCCAAGCGTCAAAGCCCTAGTGGCATTTCCCAATGTACTGCAACGCTTAAATGATGACTTAGCCTGGACACAAAGCGTAGGAGATGCCTTTTTACAAGACGAAGGCCGCATGCTAGATACCATTCAGTCACTGAGACAACAAGCCGATAAGGCCAATAACTTAGCCGACCTAGAGCAAGTCAAAGTGTCGCGGGTTGAGCGTCGGATCATTATTGAGTCGGTTCGCCCTGAAATTGTCTATGTACCTTATTACGACAGTCGCATTGTTTATGGTGACTGGCGCTGGAACCGTTACCCGCCAGTTTACTGGAGTGCACCAGCTTATGTGCACTACCGCCCTAACCACAGCGCTATTTACTGGGACACCGGCGTACACATCAGTTTTAACTTCTTTTTTTAG
- a CDS encoding ATP-binding protein, protein MFSLRLLLSLLMLVGIVLTVTFSSILSTRDATHEVEELFDAQMIQTSKMLEKFYVDHLTQAQLAQLVLKPILFHVDDSKVDTFAEQANPITLSYEHKLSFQLLSSTGQLLAYSDSSGDQLLTNFTQGYDTRRIGNDLWHVYSFFSLPQQVWIVTAQRDDVRQELVSLIISNTWRSPLIITPIMMFFMLALTYYLFKPVKLLERHLDNRPAQDLTPINFTLPTELASTQKALNSYLQRISETMIRERRFSADAAHELKTPLAIIKLHSDGLSDVLSSQAPDVQLATLAYIEAIGEGVNRINHMVEQLLLLSRVDAIEALNQTDCKLQDIIDNVINQLLHVIADYEWHIDIPADMTINADAFYLELVLKNIIENACKYSPAESLITIKASQDDEYTMICVLDQGRGMSAKEIALAKNRFYRVDENASQGAGLGLSICQHIISLHHGELIFNQVDPHGLDVCIVLPRV, encoded by the coding sequence ATGTTTTCATTACGATTATTATTAAGTTTGCTCATGCTGGTGGGGATTGTCCTCACCGTGACGTTTTCGAGCATCTTGAGCACCCGTGATGCGACGCATGAAGTTGAAGAGTTATTTGATGCACAGATGATCCAAACTTCGAAAATGCTAGAAAAGTTTTATGTTGATCATCTAACGCAAGCGCAATTGGCTCAGCTTGTTCTCAAGCCTATCCTGTTCCATGTTGATGATTCGAAAGTCGACACATTTGCCGAACAAGCTAACCCTATTACCTTATCTTATGAGCATAAGTTGTCATTTCAATTACTGTCTAGCACCGGGCAGTTACTGGCTTACTCTGACAGTTCTGGCGATCAACTATTAACTAACTTTACTCAAGGTTATGATACTCGTCGTATCGGTAATGATTTATGGCACGTATACAGTTTTTTTTCATTGCCGCAGCAGGTATGGATTGTTACCGCACAGCGTGATGATGTCAGACAAGAGTTAGTATCATTAATCATCAGCAATACTTGGCGCTCGCCATTGATCATTACGCCGATCATGATGTTTTTTATGTTAGCGTTAACTTACTACCTATTTAAACCGGTAAAATTATTAGAACGTCATTTAGACAATCGTCCTGCCCAAGACCTAACCCCAATCAATTTCACGTTACCAACAGAGTTAGCGTCGACACAAAAAGCACTTAACAGTTATTTGCAGCGTATTAGCGAGACGATGATCCGTGAGCGTCGTTTTAGCGCAGACGCTGCACACGAGCTGAAAACACCGTTAGCGATTATTAAGTTACATAGCGACGGCTTAAGTGATGTATTGTCCAGCCAAGCCCCTGATGTTCAACTTGCGACCTTGGCCTATATAGAAGCCATAGGTGAGGGCGTAAACCGTATTAATCATATGGTAGAGCAGTTGTTACTGTTGTCGCGAGTTGATGCGATTGAAGCGTTAAATCAAACAGATTGTAAGCTACAAGACATCATTGATAACGTGATAAATCAGTTATTACACGTGATTGCTGATTATGAATGGCATATTGATATTCCTGCGGACATGACCATTAACGCCGATGCGTTTTACCTTGAGTTAGTCCTGAAAAATATTATTGAAAATGCCTGCAAATACAGTCCTGCGGAATCATTAATTACCATTAAGGCTTCTCAGGATGATGAGTACACAATGATTTGTGTGCTTGATCAAGGTCGTGGGATGTCTGCTAAGGAGATAGCCTTAGCCAAAAATCGATTTTATCGTGTTGATGAAAATGCTTCTCAAGGAGCGGGTTTAGGTTTGTCTATTTGCCAGCACATTATCAGCTTACATCATGGGGAGTTGATCTTTAATCAGGTCGATCCTCATGGGCTTGATGTGTGTATCGTATTGCCACGAGTTTAG